One Parageobacillus sp. KH3-4 genomic region harbors:
- a CDS encoding precorrin-8X methylmutase encodes MDFRTEFRPVTVQPQQIEKRSFQIIDEEIGEHHFTEEQYPIVQRVIHASADFELGKSLLFHPEAVRAGIKAIRSGKTVVADVQMVQVGVNKTRIEKFGGTVKVYISDEDVIAEAKRLNTTRAIVAMRKAAKEAEGGIFAIGNAPTALLELIRLIKEGEAHPGLVIGLPVGFVSAAEAKAELAKLDIPFITNIGRKGGSTVTVAALNALSLLAERG; translated from the coding sequence ATGGATTTCCGCACGGAATTTCGTCCGGTTACAGTACAACCGCAGCAAATTGAAAAAAGAAGCTTTCAAATCATTGATGAAGAAATCGGGGAACACCATTTTACGGAAGAACAATATCCGATTGTACAGCGCGTCATTCATGCTTCTGCCGATTTTGAGCTTGGAAAAAGCTTATTATTTCATCCTGAGGCCGTTCGCGCAGGAATAAAAGCCATACGCAGCGGCAAGACGGTTGTCGCCGATGTGCAAATGGTCCAAGTCGGGGTGAACAAAACGCGCATTGAAAAATTTGGCGGAACCGTGAAGGTATATATTTCCGATGAAGATGTCATTGCCGAGGCGAAGCGGCTCAATACGACAAGAGCGATCGTCGCGATGCGAAAAGCGGCGAAGGAGGCGGAAGGCGGGATTTTTGCGATCGGAAACGCGCCAACGGCATTGCTGGAATTAATTCGTTTAATTAAAGAAGGAGAAGCGCATCCGGGATTAGTGATCGGCCTGCCGGTCGGGTTTGTGTCGGCGGCGGAAGCGAAAGCGGAATTGGCGAAATTAGATATTCCATTTATTACGAATATTGGGCGGAAAGGAGGAAGCACCGTTACCGTGGCGGCGCTAAACGCGCTGTCACTGTTGGCAGAGCGAGGTTAA
- the cobK gene encoding precorrin-6A reductase, with amino-acid sequence MVIVLAGTSDARELALCIQQAGYNVLATVVTEHAADQLRASGLAVHLGRLPADQLAALIRAKKAKAVVDASHPFAEEASKNAMQAAAATGVPYIRYERQAAELSSRLVTFVDSYEEAAELAAQKRGVIMLTTGSKTLHIFAAKLLGLPNTRVIARMLPRKDNMEKCEQLKFPQENIVAMQGPFSKELDMALFRHFGVTLLITKESGKVGFVDEKIAAAQELGIETIVIRRPSMEYGTVFSQFSDVIAALRQTIQS; translated from the coding sequence ATGGTTATCGTATTAGCGGGAACGAGCGATGCCCGAGAGCTGGCGCTTTGCATCCAACAGGCGGGATATAATGTGTTGGCGACTGTCGTTACAGAACATGCGGCGGACCAGCTGCGCGCTTCCGGATTAGCGGTGCATCTTGGAAGGCTGCCGGCGGATCAATTGGCAGCGTTGATCCGCGCGAAGAAAGCGAAAGCGGTGGTGGATGCAAGCCATCCGTTTGCCGAAGAAGCGTCGAAAAATGCGATGCAGGCGGCAGCGGCAACCGGCGTTCCGTACATCCGCTATGAACGCCAAGCAGCCGAGTTAAGCAGCCGGCTTGTCACCTTTGTTGACAGCTATGAAGAGGCGGCCGAATTGGCGGCGCAAAAGCGCGGGGTGATTATGCTGACGACAGGAAGCAAAACGCTGCACATTTTTGCCGCCAAGCTGCTTGGCCTTCCAAATACGCGCGTGATTGCGCGCATGCTCCCGCGCAAAGACAATATGGAGAAATGCGAACAACTAAAGTTTCCGCAAGAAAATATCGTTGCGATGCAAGGCCCGTTCTCAAAAGAACTGGATATGGCGCTTTTCCGTCATTTTGGCGTTACGTTGCTCATTACGAAAGAAAGCGGAAAAGTTGGATTTGTCGACGAAAAAATCGCCGCCGCACAAGAGCTGGGGATTGAGACGATTGTCATCCGCCGCCCATCGATGGAATATGGCACAGTGTTTTCACAATTTTCCGACGTCATAGCGGCGCTGCGGCAAACGATACAGTCTTAA
- a CDS encoding sirohydrochlorin chelatase, protein MKAVLFVGHGSRDPEGNDQVRQFVEQLKQSIKVSIHVETSFLEFGLPTIREGIDRCVAAGAREIVVMPMILLAAGHSKLHIPAEIDEAKKHYPHVAFIYGRPIGIHEQTFAILKTRLLEIGENIENPAPETAVVLLGRGGSDPDANSDLYKISRLFWEQTNYFLVEPAFMGVTTPSLDDAVERCVKLGARKVVVLPYFLFTGVLIKRLEEKVKQFRFQYPKVDFALAGYFGFHPKLKTIVLDRLEEALGKTIVMNCDMCQYRLHATGHHHHHHH, encoded by the coding sequence ATGAAAGCCGTATTATTTGTCGGGCACGGCAGCCGCGACCCGGAAGGAAACGATCAAGTCCGGCAGTTTGTCGAACAATTAAAGCAGAGCATTAAAGTATCCATACATGTCGAAACAAGTTTTTTAGAATTTGGACTGCCGACGATTCGCGAAGGGATCGATCGTTGCGTCGCCGCCGGGGCTCGTGAAATTGTCGTGATGCCAATGATTTTGTTGGCGGCAGGCCATTCGAAGCTGCATATTCCGGCGGAGATCGATGAAGCGAAGAAGCATTATCCGCATGTGGCGTTCATCTATGGCCGGCCGATTGGCATTCACGAGCAAACATTTGCGATCTTGAAAACGAGATTGCTAGAAATCGGTGAAAATATTGAAAACCCTGCTCCGGAAACAGCGGTGGTGCTGCTTGGGCGCGGGGGGAGCGATCCTGATGCGAACAGCGATTTATATAAAATTTCCCGCTTATTTTGGGAACAAACGAACTATTTCCTCGTCGAACCGGCGTTTATGGGGGTAACAACGCCATCGTTAGATGATGCTGTGGAGCGTTGCGTCAAGCTAGGGGCGCGAAAAGTGGTAGTTTTGCCGTACTTCTTGTTTACCGGGGTGCTTATCAAGCGTCTTGAAGAAAAAGTAAAACAATTTCGTTTTCAGTATCCCAAAGTTGATTTTGCCCTAGCCGGCTACTTTGGATTTCATCCGAAATTAAAAACGATTGTGCTTGACAGATTAGAAGAAGCGCTTGGCAAAACGATTGTGATGAACTGCGATATGTGCCAATACCGGCTTCACGCAACAGGGCATCACCACCATCACCATCATTAA
- the cobJ gene encoding precorrin-3B C(17)-methyltransferase: MKGKLLIVGFGPGSEEHMTKRAREAIEESDIVIGYKTYIDLVADIIGDKQVISTGMTEEVSRAQEAVKWAERGKAVAVISSGDAGVYGMAGLVYEVLIEKGWTRESDIEVEVIPGISAIHSCAALLGAPVMHDACTISLSDHLTPWALIEKRIEAAAAADFVIALYNPKSGRRTRQIVEAQRILLRYRSPSTPVGLVKSAYRARQHIVLTDLAHMLDYDVGMLTTVIIGNSSTFVYDGLMITPRGYQRKYTLSAAEQPLKPHERLRKEAEPWALDQTKPSSAREIAEDALQKLAIRQRDAAVFAPAIFEIAVSPGVANKNFTAKQMMLLAEIVGEGGTMMYTPDHYLKLEVPTSDPDCIVSKLKEAGLTVAPIGDVLMVKACDFCDGEKKDAIPYAEELYDQLGGMALPKELKIGVNGCGMACYGAVREDIGIVYRKGAFDLFLGGKTVGRNAQPGQLVAEGIPPSEIVSVVTRIIQEYKENAYPNERFHKFFQRVKQVGGFAYQEEKQAAKIEVPVCGE, encoded by the coding sequence ATGAAAGGGAAATTGCTGATCGTTGGATTTGGGCCAGGCAGCGAAGAACATATGACAAAGCGGGCGCGGGAAGCAATTGAAGAAAGCGACATCGTTATCGGTTATAAGACGTACATTGACCTCGTCGCGGATATAATCGGCGATAAACAAGTGATTAGTACGGGAATGACGGAAGAAGTCAGCCGCGCCCAAGAGGCGGTGAAATGGGCGGAACGCGGAAAAGCGGTCGCCGTCATTTCCAGCGGGGACGCGGGCGTGTATGGAATGGCAGGGCTTGTGTATGAGGTGCTCATCGAAAAAGGGTGGACGCGAGAGAGCGATATCGAAGTGGAAGTCATTCCAGGCATTTCCGCCATTCATTCATGCGCCGCGCTGTTAGGTGCGCCGGTTATGCACGACGCGTGCACGATTAGCTTAAGCGATCACTTAACGCCGTGGGCGCTGATTGAGAAACGCATCGAAGCGGCAGCCGCTGCCGATTTTGTCATCGCTCTATATAATCCGAAAAGCGGACGGCGCACGCGGCAAATTGTCGAAGCGCAGCGGATTCTTTTGCGCTATCGCTCGCCAAGCACTCCAGTTGGATTAGTGAAAAGCGCTTATCGCGCGCGGCAGCATATCGTATTGACAGATTTAGCGCATATGCTCGATTACGATGTCGGAATGTTAACGACTGTCATTATCGGCAATTCTTCGACGTTTGTATACGACGGGCTGATGATTACGCCGCGCGGCTACCAGCGGAAATATACGCTGAGCGCCGCCGAACAGCCGTTGAAACCGCACGAACGGCTCCGCAAAGAAGCGGAACCGTGGGCGCTTGATCAAACGAAACCGTCCTCGGCAAGAGAAATCGCGGAAGACGCGTTGCAAAAACTGGCGATCCGCCAGCGCGACGCCGCGGTGTTTGCCCCTGCGATTTTCGAAATCGCGGTTAGCCCGGGGGTAGCGAATAAAAACTTTACGGCAAAGCAGATGATGCTGCTTGCTGAAATCGTCGGCGAAGGCGGAACGATGATGTATACGCCGGATCATTATTTGAAGCTAGAGGTGCCTACTTCTGATCCAGACTGTATCGTTTCGAAACTGAAAGAAGCGGGACTGACTGTTGCCCCGATCGGTGATGTGCTGATGGTGAAGGCGTGCGATTTTTGCGACGGCGAGAAAAAAGACGCGATTCCATACGCGGAAGAGTTATACGATCAGCTTGGCGGAATGGCGCTTCCGAAAGAATTGAAGATCGGTGTAAATGGCTGCGGCATGGCGTGTTACGGAGCGGTGCGGGAAGATATCGGCATCGTCTATCGGAAAGGGGCATTTGACTTATTTTTAGGAGGAAAAACAGTCGGAAGAAACGCGCAGCCTGGACAACTTGTCGCTGAAGGAATTCCTCCTAGCGAGATTGTATCTGTTGTCACCCGCATTATTCAAGAATATAAGGAAAACGCCTATCCAAACGAACGGTTTCATAAGTTTTTCCAGAGAGTGAAGCAAGTCGGCGGATTTGCGTATCAAGAAGAGAAGCAGGCGGCAAAAATCGAAGTGCCTGTCTGCGGTGAATAG
- a CDS encoding ABC transporter ATP-binding protein encodes MLKMDEVYYTYPNGPCVLKGLSLCVPNGKKCALIGHNGCGKTTLFLHANGLLRPDSGDIYWNGEKMDYRRPTLQKWRREVGIVFQNPEHQLVAPLVRDELAFGLCHLGMKKSEMDELMEKALDEFGLRSWLDKPVHHLSLGQKKWLTLAAVMVTNPKLLVLDEPTAYLDRLQIERFVEKINDIHQNGTTVLIATHDFDFVLEWADIVFVMHDGQIVMQGAPQEVFAKQHQLQKWHLGVPLLASVWKTLFPHETRIPRNVEEMKQWMNAQAPY; translated from the coding sequence ATGCTGAAAATGGACGAAGTATATTATACGTATCCAAACGGGCCGTGTGTATTGAAGGGGTTAAGCCTTTGTGTCCCCAATGGAAAAAAATGTGCGCTTATCGGTCATAATGGATGCGGCAAGACCACGTTATTTTTACATGCGAACGGGCTGTTGCGCCCCGATTCCGGCGATATCTATTGGAATGGCGAGAAGATGGATTACCGACGTCCAACATTGCAAAAATGGCGGCGGGAAGTCGGCATCGTTTTTCAAAATCCAGAACACCAGCTTGTGGCGCCGCTGGTGCGTGATGAACTGGCGTTTGGCCTGTGCCATTTAGGAATGAAAAAAAGCGAGATGGACGAGCTCATGGAAAAAGCGCTGGACGAGTTTGGATTGCGTTCATGGTTGGACAAGCCTGTTCATCATTTAAGTCTCGGTCAAAAAAAATGGCTGACGCTTGCCGCCGTCATGGTGACGAACCCGAAATTATTAGTGCTCGATGAGCCGACGGCATATTTAGACCGACTGCAAATCGAGAGGTTTGTCGAGAAGATCAACGATATTCATCAAAACGGCACGACGGTTTTGATTGCGACTCATGATTTTGATTTTGTTTTAGAGTGGGCGGATATCGTGTTTGTCATGCATGACGGACAAATTGTCATGCAAGGAGCACCGCAAGAGGTATTTGCAAAGCAGCATCAATTGCAAAAATGGCATCTTGGTGTTCCGCTGCTTGCTTCTGTATGGAAAACGTTGTTTCCACACGAGACACGCATCCCGCGGAATGTGGAAGAAATGAAACAATGGATGAACGCCCAAGCTCCGTATTAG
- the cbiQ gene encoding cobalt ECF transporter T component CbiQ: MIRQFDTIAYNNRLRTIRPEQKVIFALILLMMAMIGSWKMQVMITIWLAAWIIGYARVSWKVYAKTLGVVALFLMVSFPALLVSIDSSFHVSIDRSQIFAAMSLLSRSVAAWSCLFFLLVTTPFPEMLYVLKRMKVPSVIIELLFFTYRFVFVFEKAAEELYVAMKARNGGNHWRHGGMLVFQLFQKIWHSYEALRLALWARGVSDEMVYVHVETYNEKNKRYLWEAAIGISLLLWLG, from the coding sequence ATGATCCGACAGTTTGACACAATTGCTTACAATAACCGCCTGCGGACAATACGTCCTGAACAAAAAGTGATATTTGCGCTCATATTATTAATGATGGCCATGATAGGTAGTTGGAAAATGCAAGTAATGATAACGATTTGGCTTGCCGCATGGATTATCGGGTATGCACGTGTTTCGTGGAAAGTGTACGCCAAAACACTCGGAGTTGTGGCATTGTTTCTGATGGTGAGTTTTCCAGCTTTGCTTGTTTCCATTGACAGTTCTTTTCATGTTTCTATTGATCGTTCGCAAATTTTTGCCGCGATGTCTTTGCTCTCTCGTTCGGTTGCGGCATGGTCTTGTTTATTTTTCCTGCTAGTGACTACCCCGTTTCCAGAGATGCTGTATGTGCTCAAGCGAATGAAAGTACCATCCGTCATCATTGAGTTGTTATTTTTTACGTATCGGTTTGTATTTGTTTTCGAGAAAGCAGCAGAAGAGCTATATGTAGCAATGAAAGCAAGAAACGGAGGAAACCATTGGCGGCATGGCGGGATGTTGGTGTTCCAGCTTTTTCAAAAAATATGGCATTCCTATGAAGCGCTGCGCCTTGCTTTATGGGCCCGCGGAGTTTCCGATGAAATGGTCTATGTTCATGTGGAAACATACAATGAAAAAAACAAACGTTATCTGTGGGAAGCAGCCATCGGCATAAGTTTGCTTCTATGGCTGGGATGA
- a CDS encoding energy-coupling factor ABC transporter substrate-binding protein: MKRSLFLLVFAVLLVVAPLLFIHHSDFGGTDDQAEKTIQVIAPHYQPWMETIFEPPGGEVETLLFSVQAAVGAGIIGYIIGVYKGRENRREESK, from the coding sequence ATGAAGCGAAGTCTTTTTCTCCTTGTTTTTGCTGTTTTATTAGTAGTGGCACCGTTATTGTTCATTCATCACTCTGATTTTGGCGGCACGGATGACCAGGCGGAAAAAACGATTCAGGTGATCGCTCCTCATTATCAACCTTGGATGGAAACCATATTTGAGCCGCCGGGCGGAGAGGTGGAAACGTTGCTGTTTTCTGTGCAGGCGGCGGTCGGGGCCGGAATTATTGGCTACATTATCGGCGTCTATAAAGGTCGGGAGAACCGAAGAGAGGAATCAAAATGA
- a CDS encoding energy-coupling factor ABC transporter permease, translating into MKKWKYALFLCGLVVYFTFSESSSAFAMHIMEGFLPVRWVIFWWLAFLPFLIIGMRSLIRITREHPELKLLIALSGAFTFVLSALKIPSVTGSSSHPTGVGLGAVLFGPWTMVVMGSIVLLFQALLLAHGGLTTLGANAMSMAVAGPLVAYGIYRFGKKWNISRRWTIFFAAFFSDLATYVVTSLQLALAFPDATGGIFASFVKFAGIFAVTQIPLAITEGLLTVVVWNFLSTYSSRELTQLERGV; encoded by the coding sequence ATGAAAAAATGGAAATACGCCCTTTTCCTTTGCGGTTTAGTTGTCTATTTTACTTTTTCTGAAAGTTCATCGGCATTTGCGATGCATATTATGGAAGGATTTTTGCCTGTTAGATGGGTGATTTTTTGGTGGCTCGCGTTTTTGCCATTTTTGATCATCGGTATGCGTTCACTCATCCGGATTACGCGTGAGCATCCGGAACTAAAGCTGCTCATTGCGCTGTCCGGGGCATTTACGTTTGTGCTGTCTGCTTTAAAAATTCCATCCGTTACTGGAAGCAGCTCACATCCAACGGGGGTAGGGCTCGGTGCGGTGCTGTTTGGTCCATGGACGATGGTAGTGATGGGGAGCATCGTATTGCTGTTTCAAGCATTACTGCTGGCACATGGCGGATTGACGACATTAGGTGCGAATGCCATGTCCATGGCAGTCGCCGGCCCGCTTGTGGCGTACGGCATTTATCGTTTCGGGAAAAAGTGGAATATATCGCGGCGTTGGACGATATTTTTCGCTGCATTTTTTTCTGATTTAGCCACATATGTTGTCACCTCATTGCAATTAGCGTTGGCGTTTCCAGATGCGACAGGCGGGATTTTCGCTTCGTTTGTCAAATTTGCCGGCATTTTTGCTGTCACGCAAATACCACTGGCGATTACAGAAGGGCTGCTTACGGTTGTCGTTTGGAATTTCTTATCGACTTACAGCAGCCGGGAACTGACTCAATTAGAGAGGGGAGTGTAA
- a CDS encoding (2Fe-2S) ferredoxin domain-containing protein — MTTWNLTGTKHHVLICNGGSCMRKGGEEVTLAIREEIARLELNDSVHTTRTRCNGRCQDACVVIVYPEGVWYNGMTPKKARELVRRHLRDGEWLEETITYRYEKMKGFMMPKQSTSPLGISK; from the coding sequence ATGACAACATGGAACTTAACCGGAACGAAACATCATGTGCTGATTTGCAACGGAGGCAGCTGCATGCGTAAAGGGGGAGAGGAAGTAACACTTGCCATCCGTGAAGAAATTGCGAGGCTGGAGTTAAACGACAGCGTACATACGACGCGGACGCGCTGCAATGGCCGCTGCCAGGATGCATGCGTCGTCATCGTTTACCCTGAAGGCGTATGGTACAACGGGATGACGCCGAAAAAAGCAAGGGAGCTTGTGCGAAGGCATTTACGGGACGGGGAATGGCTGGAAGAAACGATAACGTACCGTTATGAAAAGATGAAGGGATTCATGATGCCAAAACAATCAACGTCCCCTCTAGGAATCTCGAAATGA
- the rraA gene encoding ribonuclease E activity regulator RraA, translating to MKTADLCDKFFSELQVCRLPMQSYGGKAEFSGPIATVDVLEDNVLVREALETVPAGTVLVVDGKGSRNCALLGDRLAQIACDRGLAGVIIHGCIRDSAEIANMPIGVMAIGTCPIKSKKEGKGKRDVALEFGGVLWEPGAYVYADRDGIVLAKTDLLKKVIDGV from the coding sequence GTGAAAACAGCTGATTTATGCGATAAATTTTTTAGCGAGCTTCAAGTTTGCCGGCTGCCGATGCAATCATATGGCGGAAAAGCAGAATTTTCCGGACCGATCGCGACGGTCGACGTATTGGAAGATAATGTGCTTGTGCGCGAGGCGTTAGAAACCGTTCCGGCCGGCACTGTATTGGTCGTTGACGGGAAAGGTTCGCGAAATTGCGCACTGCTTGGAGATCGTTTGGCGCAAATCGCCTGCGATCGCGGACTTGCGGGCGTAATTATCCATGGCTGTATTCGTGATTCTGCAGAGATCGCCAATATGCCGATCGGGGTGATGGCGATCGGCACGTGCCCGATAAAAAGCAAAAAAGAAGGAAAAGGAAAACGGGACGTTGCGCTTGAATTTGGCGGTGTTCTTTGGGAGCCGGGCGCCTATGTATATGCGGATCGCGACGGGATTGTGTTGGCAAAAACGGACTTATTGAAAAAAGTGATTGACGGCGTTTAA
- a CDS encoding glycerophosphodiester phosphodiesterase — MKKSTIIGWPLSILFSFLASYSFNAAAADKLGMQPFTPPPIADDIAVIAHRGASGYAPEHTLSAYKKAIQMKADYVELDLHMTKDGELVAIHDATLARTTNAEEAYPDRAPWRIKDFTLSEIKQLDAGSWFNDAYPEYAKKQYAKEKIPTLQEVIDFMKQKDAKAALYIETKAPNVYSGMEEKMVDILKKNGYLQEGKVIFQSFSEASLRKLQNIVPKGIPLIQLYSPAMIQGRNLDDVLDRTAEYAEGVAPDQSLVTPEFVQKAHELHLIVHPYTINTKKEMHKQLSLGVDGMFTNYPDRLASLHKK, encoded by the coding sequence ATGAAAAAATCAACGATCATTGGTTGGCCGCTTTCCATACTATTCAGTTTTCTCGCATCATACTCCTTCAACGCCGCGGCTGCCGATAAATTGGGCATGCAACCGTTCACGCCGCCCCCAATTGCAGACGACATCGCTGTTATCGCCCATCGCGGCGCGTCTGGATATGCACCAGAACATACGTTATCGGCATACAAAAAAGCAATTCAAATGAAAGCGGACTATGTGGAATTAGATTTGCATATGACGAAAGATGGAGAATTAGTCGCCATTCATGACGCGACGCTAGCGAGAACAACAAACGCAGAAGAAGCATACCCCGATCGCGCCCCTTGGCGGATAAAAGACTTCACGCTTTCAGAAATTAAACAGCTGGATGCCGGTTCTTGGTTTAACGACGCTTATCCGGAATACGCGAAGAAGCAATATGCCAAAGAAAAAATTCCTACTCTGCAAGAAGTGATTGATTTTATGAAACAAAAAGACGCGAAAGCCGCTCTATACATTGAAACGAAAGCTCCAAATGTCTACTCCGGCATGGAAGAAAAAATGGTGGATATTTTAAAAAAGAACGGATATTTGCAGGAAGGAAAAGTCATTTTCCAATCGTTCAGCGAAGCGAGTTTGCGAAAATTGCAGAACATCGTTCCTAAAGGCATTCCGCTTATTCAACTGTATAGTCCCGCCATGATCCAAGGACGAAACCTCGATGACGTGCTCGATCGAACCGCCGAATACGCTGAAGGAGTTGCACCAGATCAATCGCTCGTTACTCCGGAATTTGTGCAAAAAGCGCATGAACTCCATCTCATTGTTCATCCGTATACGATAAACACGAAAAAAGAAATGCACAAACAATTATCATTAGGCGTGGACGGAATGTTTACAAACTATCCTGATCGGCTAGCAAGCTTGCACAAAAAATAG
- a CDS encoding GNAT family N-acetyltransferase, with translation MLQIVQYKNGPFTLSTDPALVQVDRVCEFLARSYWANTRDRATIIKSLEHSLCFSLFHGQTQIGLARVVTDGAMFAYLCDVFIDEEFRGQGLGKWLVKCILRHPDVAAVKRVLLATKDAHGLYEQFGFQTPRHPEQLMEKIISPSP, from the coding sequence TTGCTGCAAATCGTCCAATACAAAAACGGCCCGTTTACGCTTTCCACCGATCCAGCTCTTGTGCAAGTCGACCGCGTCTGCGAATTTCTCGCCCGCTCTTATTGGGCGAATACGAGAGACAGGGCAACGATCATAAAATCTTTGGAACATTCCTTATGCTTTTCATTGTTTCACGGACAGACGCAAATCGGATTGGCGCGGGTTGTTACTGATGGGGCGATGTTCGCCTATTTGTGCGATGTCTTTATTGATGAGGAATTTCGAGGGCAAGGGCTTGGCAAATGGCTGGTGAAATGCATATTGCGGCACCCGGACGTCGCTGCCGTAAAACGCGTTTTGCTGGCAACAAAAGACGCCCACGGACTATATGAACAGTTTGGCTTTCAGACGCCGCGACATCCGGAACAGCTGATGGAAAAAATAATCTCCCCCTCGCCATGA